From one Euwallacea fornicatus isolate EFF26 chromosome 4, ASM4011564v1, whole genome shotgun sequence genomic stretch:
- the LOC136338942 gene encoding dopaminechrome tautomerase-like isoform X1: MQFKAALWLYSVIYHYLASYLSTNVPSEDHVPNVVQRSGELSNFKVVYHWRYLNFTWNSPDDYHHAITSGRYIPENNAPTGMKLHLNRLFLTIPRFRKGVPATLNYIDMVEGHQQPLLTPFPDWKSNDEAISCSNLQSVQSMEIDTGGIMWVIDGVRINNSTLCPVKLVLLDLKNGGLLVHTYVFPDRISSRNGGFLNDIVIDESDGNYAYITDNSPIDPGIVVYSRRRNTSWKLRDKSMLPEPHAVQFPVDDLVFGNAVPVDGIALSPARTGKPRTIFYCAISSYTIYSVPTSAVKNRLLVKSGLWTSMIKNEGQKSGQSDGIVIDELSTMYLTMLPQYGVASWNIKQPISTLEIIDSNRETMIWPDGLAFDQNGFLYLISNKIYNYIDSTRAPLINNQSQFRVLRVFVGTRSYLYG; the protein is encoded by the exons ATGCAGTTTAAAGCAGCTTTGTGGTTATACTCAGTTATCTATCATTATTTAGCTTCTTATTTGAGTACGAACGTTCCGAGTGAAGACCATGTTCCCAATGTTGTCCAACGATCAGGAGAGCTGTCGAA TTTTAAGGTGGTGTATCATTGGCGTTACCTCAACTTTACGTGGAACTCACCGGACGACTATCACCATGCGATCACGAGTGGGAGATACATCCCTGAAAATAACGCCCCTACCGGAATGAAGCTCCACCTCAACCGACTGTTTTTGACGATACCGAGGTTTAGGAAAGGAGTTCCTGCTACACTTAATTACATAG ATATGGTGGAGGGACATCAGCAGCCCCTCTTAACACCGTTCCCCGACTGGAAATCCAACGATGAAGCCATTAGCTGTTCAAATTTGCAAAGCGTCCAAAGCATGGAAATTGACACAGGCGGGATAATGTGGGTGATAGACGGCGTTAGAATTAATAATAGTACACTATGTCCTGTGAAGTTGGTTTTGCTGGACCTGAAAAATGGTGGACTATTAGTCCACACATACGTCTTTCCTGATAGGATTTCATCGCGGAATGGAGGATTTTTGAACGACATTGTAATTGATGAATCTGATG GAAATTACGCTTACATTACGGACAACTCGCCCATAGATCCGGGAATAGTTGTTTATTCAAGAAGGAGAAACACGTCGTGGAAATTGCGGGATAAATCCATGCTGCCAGAACCTCATGCAGTTCAGTTTCCTGTCGATGATTTGGTTTTTGGAAATGCCGTTCCAGTTG ACGGAATTGCATTATCACCTGCGAGAACTGGCAAACCCAGGACCATCTTCTACTGTGCAATATCGTCATATACAATTTATTCGGTGCCAACTAGTGCGGTCAAAAACAGACTTTTAGTGAAGTCGGGATTATGGACATCCATGATAAAGAACGAAGGACAAAAGTCGGGACAAAGCGACG gGATAGTAATCGACGAATTATCCACAATGTACCTAACAATGCTTCCACAGTATGGCGTCGCTTCGTGGAACATTAAGCAGCCGATTTCCACATTGGAAATTATTGACAGTAACAGAGAGACTATGATCTGGCCTGATGGATTAGCCTTTGATCAAAACGGGTTTCTGTATCTGATTAGTAACAagatatataattatattgaTAGCACCAGAGCGCCTCTCATTAACAACCAGTCTCAGTTCAGAGTTTTAAGGGTTTTTGTTGGAACCAGAAGCTATTTGTACGGTTAG
- the LOC136338942 gene encoding protein yellow-like isoform X2: protein MKLHLNRLFLTIPRFRKGVPATLNYIDMVEGHQQPLLTPFPDWKSNDEAISCSNLQSVQSMEIDTGGIMWVIDGVRINNSTLCPVKLVLLDLKNGGLLVHTYVFPDRISSRNGGFLNDIVIDESDGNYAYITDNSPIDPGIVVYSRRRNTSWKLRDKSMLPEPHAVQFPVDDLVFGNAVPVDGIALSPARTGKPRTIFYCAISSYTIYSVPTSAVKNRLLVKSGLWTSMIKNEGQKSGQSDGIVIDELSTMYLTMLPQYGVASWNIKQPISTLEIIDSNRETMIWPDGLAFDQNGFLYLISNKIYNYIDSTRAPLINNQSQFRVLRVFVGTRSYLYG, encoded by the exons ATGAAGCTCCACCTCAACCGACTGTTTTTGACGATACCGAGGTTTAGGAAAGGAGTTCCTGCTACACTTAATTACATAG ATATGGTGGAGGGACATCAGCAGCCCCTCTTAACACCGTTCCCCGACTGGAAATCCAACGATGAAGCCATTAGCTGTTCAAATTTGCAAAGCGTCCAAAGCATGGAAATTGACACAGGCGGGATAATGTGGGTGATAGACGGCGTTAGAATTAATAATAGTACACTATGTCCTGTGAAGTTGGTTTTGCTGGACCTGAAAAATGGTGGACTATTAGTCCACACATACGTCTTTCCTGATAGGATTTCATCGCGGAATGGAGGATTTTTGAACGACATTGTAATTGATGAATCTGATG GAAATTACGCTTACATTACGGACAACTCGCCCATAGATCCGGGAATAGTTGTTTATTCAAGAAGGAGAAACACGTCGTGGAAATTGCGGGATAAATCCATGCTGCCAGAACCTCATGCAGTTCAGTTTCCTGTCGATGATTTGGTTTTTGGAAATGCCGTTCCAGTTG ACGGAATTGCATTATCACCTGCGAGAACTGGCAAACCCAGGACCATCTTCTACTGTGCAATATCGTCATATACAATTTATTCGGTGCCAACTAGTGCGGTCAAAAACAGACTTTTAGTGAAGTCGGGATTATGGACATCCATGATAAAGAACGAAGGACAAAAGTCGGGACAAAGCGACG gGATAGTAATCGACGAATTATCCACAATGTACCTAACAATGCTTCCACAGTATGGCGTCGCTTCGTGGAACATTAAGCAGCCGATTTCCACATTGGAAATTATTGACAGTAACAGAGAGACTATGATCTGGCCTGATGGATTAGCCTTTGATCAAAACGGGTTTCTGTATCTGATTAGTAACAagatatataattatattgaTAGCACCAGAGCGCCTCTCATTAACAACCAGTCTCAGTTCAGAGTTTTAAGGGTTTTTGTTGGAACCAGAAGCTATTTGTACGGTTAG